A single region of the Streptomyces caelestis genome encodes:
- the gnd gene encoding phosphogluconate dehydrogenase (NAD(+)-dependent, decarboxylating) translates to MELGLVGLGKMGGNMRERIRRAGHTVFGYDRNPDVADVHSLEELVGKLRGPRVVWVMVPAGEPTQSTIDQLAELLEPGDVVVDGGNSRWTDDERHAEELAAKGIGFVDCGVSGGVWGLENGYALMYGGDKENVAKVQPVFDALKPEGDFGSVHAGKVGAGHFAKMVHNGIEYAMMQAYAEGWELLEKVDSVTDVREVFRSWQEGTVIRSWLLDLAVNALDDDEHLDKLRGYAQDSGEGRWTVEAAIDHAVPLPAITASLFARFASRQEDSPQMKMIAALRNQFGGHAVEKK, encoded by the coding sequence CGGCAAGATGGGCGGCAACATGCGCGAGCGGATCCGCCGCGCGGGCCACACCGTCTTCGGATACGACCGCAACCCGGACGTCGCCGATGTCCACAGCCTGGAAGAGCTTGTGGGCAAGCTCAGGGGACCGCGGGTGGTCTGGGTGATGGTCCCGGCAGGCGAGCCCACGCAGTCCACCATCGACCAGCTCGCCGAACTGCTGGAGCCCGGCGACGTCGTCGTGGACGGCGGCAACTCCCGCTGGACGGACGACGAGAGGCACGCCGAGGAGCTGGCGGCCAAGGGCATCGGCTTCGTCGACTGCGGAGTCTCCGGCGGCGTGTGGGGCCTGGAGAACGGCTACGCGCTGATGTACGGCGGTGACAAGGAGAACGTCGCCAAGGTGCAGCCGGTCTTCGACGCCCTCAAGCCGGAGGGCGACTTCGGCTCGGTGCACGCCGGCAAGGTGGGCGCGGGCCACTTCGCGAAGATGGTCCACAACGGCATCGAGTACGCGATGATGCAGGCCTACGCCGAGGGCTGGGAGCTGCTGGAGAAGGTCGACTCCGTGACCGACGTCCGGGAGGTCTTCCGCTCCTGGCAGGAGGGCACGGTCATCCGCTCCTGGCTGCTCGACCTCGCGGTCAACGCGCTCGACGACGACGAGCACCTGGACAAGCTCCGGGGTTATGCACAGGACTCCGGTGAGGGACGCTGGACTGTGGAAGCCGCGATCGACCACGCGGTGCCGCTGCCGGCGATCACCGCGTCGCTGTTCGCGCGGTTCGCCTCCCGTCAGGAGGACTCGCCCCAGATGAAGATGATCGCGGCGCTGCGGAACCAGTTCGGCGGCCACGCGGTCGAGAAGAAGTAA